Proteins from one Melospiza melodia melodia isolate bMelMel2 chromosome 18, bMelMel2.pri, whole genome shotgun sequence genomic window:
- the TMC7 gene encoding transmembrane channel-like protein 7: MSGLGAAAGPGWQRDSGGEGAGQAGRQRGRRWRGDAGTVRERSGAAALPSLAPRALRGPGAPVPRPPTRSARLSLAGLSLLAEEPHGAAPVDFLQELPSCQSARRRRGGTQERRAAPLGTNGSRGDAARALPQESGGPAERPARERPVCMADKRRARDSQQAETERLSRWEKWKRTSSKSLKKALSEVKGLSSYLVLWRRDIRSIEGKFGTGIQSYFSFLRFLVLLNFIIFILMFSFVVLPTIISTFGLFNSTIAYIPPKNIDIICTIYKPSGNKGLVYFYTYLKDLLSGTGFLEVTSLFYGYYSIDAVWISIMRYNLPLAYLLATFAYLALSFLWIIKRSVEGFKHNLVHDADPFQSYCNKVFAGWDFCITDPNAARLKHCSLQYELQMDLQEEKLKQKIAERRTEEKLRIYSLRIFINIIVIAILSGCFYSIYRVTVFSQENSNDIGNANSQVNLLVQYLPSMVITLANFIAPLIFAFLIKFEEYTPAFEIKLTLLRCVFVRLANIGVLLFSLWSQISDCGSDKCKPCGYNYKLYPCWESDVGQEMYKLMIFDFIVILAVALFVDFPRKLLVTHCSWKLVQWFGEKEFAISDSVLEIIYGQTICFIGTFFSPLLPAIATIKYFIIFYVKKIVLIHTRKPAARPVRASSSNFFFLVVLLIGLLLAFVPVGFSIARIPSSKACGPFRNFNTSWEVIPDTILQFPTGLQQFLFGISSEAFAVPFFVILCIIMFYVIALARAHKRVVEQLREQLVLESRDKMFLIRKITEAQK; this comes from the exons ATGAGCGGGCTGGGGGCCGCCGCGGGGCCGGGATGGCAGCGGGACAGCGGCGGTGAGGGCGCGGGGCAGGCGGGGCGGCAGCGCGGCCGCAGGTGGCGGGGGGATGCAGGCACGGtgcgggagcggagcggagcagCGGCGCTGCCCTCCCTCGCCCCTCGGGCGCTGCGGGGTCCCGGTGCCCCGGTGCCGCGACCCCCGACCCGCAGCGCCCGTCTCTCCCTCGCAGGGCTCTCTCTGCTCGCCGAGGAGCCGCACGGCGCCGCACCTGTGgatttcctgcaggagctgcccagctGCCAGTCAGCGCGGAGGCGCCGCGGGGGCACCCAGGAGCGCCGGGCGGCCCCGTTGGGCACCAACGGCAGCCGCGGGGACGCGGCCCGGGCGCTGCCGCAGGAGAGCGGAGGGCCGGCTGAGCGCCCTGCCCGAGAGCGCCCGGTGTGCATGGCAGACAAGAGGAGAGCAAG GGACTCTCAGCAGGCTGAAACAGAACGTTTATCCAGATGGGAGAAGTGGAAAAGAACTAGCAGTAAATCATTGAAAAAAGCACTCAGTGAAGTCAAGGGCTTGTCATCTTACCTGGTGCTTTGGCGACGTGACATTCGCAGCATAGAAG GGAAATTTGGTACTGGTATCCAGTCCTACTTCTCCTTCCTGCGCTTTCTGGTCCTGCTGAACTTCATAATTTTTATCCTGATGTTCAGTTTTGTTGTTCTTCCCACCATAATTTCTACATTTGGATTATTCAACAGTACCATTGCTTATATTCCTCCAAAGAACATAG ATATTATCTGCACAATTTATAAACCTAGTGGTAATAAGGGACTTGTGTACTTCTATACTTACCTCAAAGATTTGCTCAGTGGCACT GGATTCCTTGAAGTGACAAGTTTATTTTATGGCTATTACTCAATAGATGCTGTATGGATCAGTATCATGAGGTACAATTTGCCACTGGCATACCTGCTGGCTACATTTGCCTACCTTGCCTTAAGTTTCCTCTGGATAATAAAGAG GTCTGTGGAAGGCTTTAAGCACAACTTAGTGCACGATGCAGATCCATTTCAGAGTTACTGTAACAAAGTCTTTGCAGGCTGGGACTTCTGCATTACAGACCCAAATGCAGCCCGGCTGAAACATTGCAGCTTGCAATATGAGCTCCAG aTGGACTTGCAGGAAGAAAAACTGAAGCAAAAAATAGCTGAGAGGAGAACGGAAGAAAAGCTTCGCATCTACTCTCTgagaatatttataaatataattgTCATTGCCATTTTATCAGGATGTTTTTACTCAATTTATAGAGTAACTGTCTTCTCTCAAGAAAACTCCAAT GACATTGGCAATGCAAACTCCCAGGTTAATCTCTTAGTGCAGTATTTGCCTTCCATGGTGATCACACTGGCCAACTTCATCGCTCCTCTGATCTTTGCATTTCTGATCAAATTTGAAGAGTATACACCAGCCTTTGAAATCAAGCTGACACTCTTGAG GTGTGTCTTCGTGCGGTTGGCCAATATTGGCGTTCTCTTGTTCTCACTGTGGAGTCAGATCTCCGACTGTGGCAGTGACAAGTGTAAGCCCTGTGGATACAATTACAAACTCTATCCT TGCTGGGAATCTGATGTTGGGCAAGAAATGTACAAACTGATGATATTTGATTTCATTGTAATTCTTGCTGTGGCCCTGTTTGTAGACTTCCCCAGAAA GTTGTTAGTTACTCATTGCTCTTGGAAGCTTGTTCAGTGGTTTGGAGAGAAGGAATTTGCAATTTCTGACAGTGTCCTGGAAATCATTTATGGGCAGACTATTTGCTTCATTGGAACCTTCTTTTCACCACTTCTCCCTGCAATAGCAACTATAAAATACTTCATCATCTTTTATGTTAAAAAG ATTGTTTTGATACACACACGTAAACCTGCAGCAAGGCCTGTAAGGGCATCAAGTTCCAACTTTTTCTTCCTGGTGGTGCTGTTGATTGGGCTCCTCTTGGCTTTTGTCCCTGTGGGATTCAGCATAGCACG TATCCCCTCTTCCAAGGCTTGTGGGCCATTCAGGAATTTTAACACTTCATGGGAAGTTATTCCAGATACAATACTTCAGTTTCCAACAGGCCTGCAGCAGTTCCTTTTTGGCATTTCATCAGAAGCCTTTGCAGTGCCTTTTTTTGTGATCCTTTG CATTATTATGTTCTATGTTATTGCCTTGGCTCGAGCACACAAACGAGTGGTTGAACAGCTGAGAGAACAACTGGTTTTG GAAAGTCGTGACAAGATGTTCCTAATCAGAAAAATAACAGAAGCTCAGAAGTAA
- the COQ7 gene encoding 5-demethoxyubiquinone hydroxylase, mitochondrial: MAAAVAPALRCSLLQRRPLRCGPGVRAVPGAGAALRPCSSRVAQDGIPQPVIDRIIRVDHAGEYGANRIYAGQMAVLGRSSVGPVIQQMWNQEKNHLKKFNELMVAYRVRPTVLLPFWNVAGFVLGAGSALLGKKGAMACTVAVEESISEHYNNQIRTLIEEDPEKYKELLQVIKQFRDEEQEHHDIGLEHDAEATPAYSVLKTAIQLGCKAAIFLSERI, from the exons ATGGCGGCGGCCGTGGCCCCGGCTCTGCGGTGCTCGCTGCTGCAGCGCCGGCCCCTCCGCTGCGGGCCGG GTGTGCGGGCTGTGCCCGGCGCCGGGGCCGCCCTCAGGCCGTGCAGCTCGCGGGTGGCGCAGGACGGCATCCCCCAGCCCGTCATAGACCGCATCATCCGCGTGGACCATGCCGGGGAGTACGGGGCGAACCGCATCTATGCGGGGCAGATGGCCGTGCTGGGCAGGTCCAGCGTGGGACCCGTCATCCAG CAAATGTGGAATCAAGAAAAAAACCACCTGAAAAAGTTCAATGAGCTCATGGTTGCATACAGAGTTCGACCTACTGTTCTGTTGCCTTTCTGGAACGTAGCAGGTTTTGTTTTAG GGGCTGGAAGTGCTTTGCTTGGGAAGAAGGGTGCAATGGCTTGCACAGTGGCTGTGGAAGAGAGTATATCAGAGCACTACAACAACCAGATCAGAACTCTGATAGAGGAGGATCCAGAAAAGTACAAAGAACTATTGCAG GTCATAAAGCAGTTcagggatgaggagcaggagCACCACGACATCGGGCTGGAGCACGATGCAGAAGCT ACACCAGCTTATTCTGTTTTGAAGACAGCCATACAACTTGGATGCAAAGCTGCAatatttttatcagaaagaatttag